The genomic stretch ttacaaacccccaaacaaaaaaaaacatttcttaaatCTATATACTATGTAATACTATACTTAAAAAGTGTGTTCATGTAAAATTTGGGCTAACAGAatactgtttttattaatttgataaaaacttttttttttaaatgtggcccAAATGCATCATAAAGAACTGATTAGTGTTGCTAAGTTTAATGACTTAATGTCTTAATGTGTATGTTGAAACATAATGTAGGATTTAACTGGCATCACTGACAATAATGTGACCAGAGCACGTTATTTGCTGAGTAATACAGTAAGATTACAGTTAAATATGGCAGCACCATTTGAAAAACCTGGTATAAAGCTAGGATCAAACTCTGGAATATGGGGTCACTATTGGGTAGCATAACATTACCATTAAATGTACCTTCATTTTAGCAAGAATACTAATTTAAATGCAACTTTCATTGCATTGGGATAATAATGTAAATTTCAGATAAATTAGTTATCCCCTAAACAAAGGGCAAGTATTAAAGGTATACCTTTAATTTTAAGAATTCTCGCTTACGTTCTGTTTTTCCAATGGCATAACTGGACTGTTAGAATTAattgaaatatatgtttttaatttgaaaggcaGTCATCTGAAAATCACAAACTGAATATGTGGATGTAGTTAAGTTCGCTAGTCATGGAGGCTGTTTTGCCTCCGTCTATAGGTTTGAAAAAAGCATCATGTATCACTAAGTTAGAAAATCTTTAACGCTGCGTAAACACCTGTTGTCATACTCCAGACAGGCTGACTTAAACTTAATGCTCTTATGTGTAAGATAATTAAACACACGAACAATGTCGAGCAGCACAATGGAAACCATCTTCGCCTGTGCCAACACATAGGCAAAACTGAGCTGAGTTAACAAGAGGTGCTATATACCATAGGTAACCGAATCATCGTCTATAACAAACACTTTTATTATGAAGTAACTAACTTAGTCGACTTTGTGAAGTCCATAGCTATCTCAAAAATCTTACAAAACGCATGCTTAAACGGCTGACCTTACCTGGGAACTCAACTTCTGGATAACCCGGTGAACACGAAAGCTTGGTCGGGGTGGCACGCAGCTATATCCCAGGTTTACGTTACACATACTTCATCTTTTGTAACCGTGTTCTTGTCAAGTGAATCACTTTTTCGCCAAGTCGCTTGTTGTGTGAGCGGCTTCGGATAGTAAGCTGGGAGTTTCCACTATTTCCAACGCTGCAGTTCAGTCCGTATCCTAAATCATGATACAAACCGAGAAcgacacactgacacactcagGAGAGTTTAAATTAGCTAAGCTAACCTAGCTCCATCCCTGGACAACAGACAAGGATAACAAGTGCAGGAAAATACAGCGCAAGCGTGCCATCTACCGTCAGCTAGCAAGTATGTTTAAAGTTCCCTCTAAAACCCGTCCTACTTTATCCTTAGATGTATATACCCATTTTAACCCAGGAACGGAGACTTTacaattacttcttgcaatgtGGGGCATAGCGTTAGCTAACAGCAGCAAAGTTAACTAGTAAACTAACTATTTAGTTGGCTAACTTTACGTAATGTGACAAAGGTAAACATAATTTCTAGTGGAGCGCATTTGTTTCCATAACAACCTGCAGGGCAGGGTAGACACAAGGGACAAACTTAATCAATTCGCGGAAGTGGTTGAAAGGAGTAACGTCATCAGCTATCATAACTTGGTTTCCAACTTTCcgaaaattgccaaaaaagagtGTGTAATACATTATCAGAGCATATTAATGAACTTCTGTTAAGTGTATTGACGAACTATTTAAAGTATGTTTAAGAACTGGGGGACCTGGCTTGGAATAGAAAACGAAAATGGCCAAGTTAAGCAAGAAGACGCGTCTGTTGATGCTAATGAAGACAAGACTCAGGACATAAACAAGACGACTGCTGTTGCTGAAAGGGATCCAACCAGTGCTGTTGAGGAAGATGCTCAACCGCCTCAAATGCTCCAAAAGGCGAATGGCTTCAGTGGTGAGTCTGATAAAGTTTGTAAAGTACAGCTGCAGAGTTGGTAGGAGTAGTAGCTTAACATAAGTAGCTTTGAGTAGCAGTGAGACCATTGTAACctggggctgggcgatatatcgatataaaaagtatatcgatgtatttttaaatgtgatatgaaattagaccatatcacatatatcgatacagtccaaatttgtttctttctttatatataaatgctgcccttacaagggtttgtcatatttagttcttttgtaattttcgtTATTCTttcctcatataaatatatttatttcagaaaaagattggcctatttaatttcataggctattttcatttaagcaatttttttattttattttaatgtgcactttttggcactaaaaaaggtactcctgttgttatacagtatttatgttcacttaaatatatGGTTTCTATAAAACTActacgataaaaatatcgggatagatatcgtatattgatattcagcctaaatatatcgggatattacttttggtccatatcgcccaaccctagcGTAACCCAATTAATGACCTTTATACTTGCTTATTTGCAGGCTACATTTATAACTTCGCCAGCAGTGCCTCAAAGAAACTGTCTGAGTCTGTGGTGGAAACAGCACAAACCCTAAAGAAAAGTGTGAAGGAGGGGAAGATCAATGGAATTATTGATAAGGTAAATATCACTTGTGGCctgtatattaaaatatttttaccccCTTCTTTGTTCTTTGCCCTATTTATTGATACACTTTATTCCCTCAGACTATTTTGGGAGAATTCCAGAAAGAACAAGAAAGGTTTGTTCaggagaaaaaggcaaaaacatcTGGTAAGTACTGAGTAGTAAGCTGAGTACTGAGTATTAAATATGTGTGCTTACTATTCAAGTACATAATGTAACAGTACAGTAACTACAGATAATTTTTTATTGTTCCTAGGTGCTGCTGTGCCACCATGGGTTGGTTATAACGAAGAGGACACCATACAGCAACAGATTTTAGCTCTCTCCGCTGTGAGCActgctctttttaaaaatgtttcttttgtctGTGCATCAATACAGTTTCCAAATAAAGTCACTCCAGTTTAATACTTCATTTGTTGACAGGACAAAAGAAATTTTTTGCGAGATCCTCCCGCTGGGGTAcagtttcactttgactttgagCAAATGTATCCAGTCGCCATGGTGATGTTGGAAGAAGATGAGCTGCTTCGGAAGATGCGCTTCCATCTGGTCCCCAAACAGTGAGTGATGTGACACTCACataatacttttttaatgtGCTTTCATCACGTGCGTCCCTGCATAAGAGTggggcttttattaaaaacgaaaaatattgcattcaaccGCAGAGATGACTGCCAATCCTTTATGTCGTTTATTTAAGGGTGAAAGAGGAGGCCTTCTGGAAGAATTACTTCTACCGTGTGTCTTTGATAAAACAGTCAGCTCAGCTCACAGCTCTAGCAGCACAACAGGCTGCTGAGCGCAGAATCATGGAGGGAACTGGCACCAGTCCGGAGACTGCTCAACAAAAGGGTATCATCTACTTTGTAGTGTAAAACTATCATGTCTAAtcttaaaggtcccatattgtaaaaaaaagtgagatttctgTGTCTTCATAATAAAGCGGGTCTATATGTTATATAAATTCAGAACATATCAAAACGCTcaatccacaaaaaaaaaagcacacaaccTGTAAGCATTAACAGAGACTTTAAATGAGCCGTCAAGACTTCTGTaatgttgtgatgtcacaactgtaTTATATATAGGTAGGAAGTGCTGCCACAGTGCTTTTACATGAATTCCCCAGCTGcagtgatggtgcagagacGCCAAGAGCGCAGATGACTAAGTTTACAGATGatactgaccaatcagagagggggtcttaaagagacaggcactgaaAGGGAgcatacaggtatattcagatagacaatatgagaaaaataataactgttctagtagaaaccacaataaaagtatgaacctgaaactGAACTAAATCTCCTTTTGATCTAAATGTTCTTGAATCATGTGACACAAAAAGAGGGATGAGGCTTTGCCAATTATTGTGTGATAATCCAAATGAAGTTTGTTCACAtaaggacttttactttaaacTTTTGAACATAGTACTGTAGCTTAATGTTTCATGACATGATCTGCTttatagcaataataatatcagCGTTTGAATAACTATTACTGATCATTATTGACTGCACTGTTCTTGTTATTGAGAAAGTGTGAATATcactttctttttgtctattaaTATACTTGAAAGGTAATGTcaaataatgtatatttttgcaGATGTTGTTAAACGAAAAACTCCCCCTGCCCTCTGCAGTGCCAAACCAAAGACAAGGGAGGTAAGCCACctgtttttaaagaataaaacaagAGTGTAATGCAGTAATTAAAATGAGAGTAGCTCCACTCTGACCTCCTTCTGTTAttaaaggaggaagaggagatctCCACCAGCCCATCTGTGTCTGAATTTGTGAGTGATGCTTTTGACTCATGCAAGATAAACGAGGACGACCTACGCAAAGAAATGGAACAGCTGGTTCTAGACAAGAGGGAACTTACAAATACACAACAGGgtaagttgtttttgttgatttgGGTTGTCATTTGGAGTAGTTTGTCAAAGTTCAATAAATCACTcaacttatttttttccccccagaggAGACTCCTGACTGGgagagagagctgcaggaggagcttcAGGAGTATGACGTGTTGGCTGATAATGAAAATCGTGATGACAACTGGGACAAGGAGATTGAAGAGATGCTAATGGCGGACAGTTAGAGCACTTACATAAGTCTTATCTGTGTTAAGGACACCTTTTAAGGTTAGAAACAGCATGTGACTTCAGATTTAATGCTCCCAGCAGAATGATTCATTTCAATATTGGTCCTTGAATAACTCGGGACAGAGAAATACCACAGTGTACTATTTCTGTAGCCTGAAAATGttaatgagtaaaaatgcagtttATCTCCTCCAGTTAAAAGAATAGAAGATGTTGTCCTGCATCTCAAGTTCATAATGTGATACTGAGGTACGCCTCCACAGAGCATAAAAAACTTCAGCCTCAGATTCGACCTTGACAGAATGTAACCTTTGCTTAACGGTGGCCGCTATTGACACAAGTGGCAATTACAGGATAATAGTAAATGCACACATAGAGGAGACACAAGCACAGCAGAGTGACTCAGCAATGTCTGTTACACAGCAACATCTCCCTACAATTTCTATCACCAGCCACCATAAGTTAGGCTGTAGCAGCAAAACCAGTGAGTATATTgaatagaggtgtgaatcagcagaggccccatgatacgattttatcccgatacttgagtcacaatacttgagatattattgcgattttaagcattttttgatgtggtgagtattgcaatacaatatattgcgattttaactgcattttgtgtccacaaaattaaattcaatcaagaattgttttgtcaaatcagagaaaattctcagtctgttcatctcacttcagtctttttatttctccacagtgAGAGTCAAATCCACAGACTGACCGACAAAGTATTTaaactgaacttaactgatatcaaacgtATGGGTGACAACAACTgtagcattttctcaaactttcctcaactttaagcttcactgctcttaatttttttgaatgaaatataaaaaatagcctaactttgcagcattatttcgacaacttcccaacacaatatcctggcacacatggtgcctatagattccttagatgttctagtttcatgttttcatgttcatGATTCATACCACtatatccagtatattcctaaaagtaagcccactaaaaaaacacaaacggcaaaaatactgacggcccgcCGCAGCTAAATATCTATTcttggccatgaatcgatataatatcgcaATGCAAAATATTGCCCCTAATATTTAATTGAGCAAggatgtatttaatttctttaaacCTGTTCATTTTTAAGCGGAATAATGGGTTACAAATGTTACTTAGTCTTGCTTTAACGATGCATTCTTGCATCTTTAAAGCAATGAGTCAGGTAATTTCCTTTCAGTTCCAGAGGATCTCACATAACCAGTAAAGTATATTTTTGAACAGAGTTTATCCTATGACTGAgccaactcttttttttataagtataaataaaaatgatactgTGATGGTTGCTAATAATATGTGGTAGCCTACTTAAAAGTCACAATCTCAAAgatttctgtgttgttgtgtttggtGACACCTATGGCGATATGTGAAAATGTGGATGAGTTTCTGGATGTAGCTTCCAGGAGATACGCCGATTCACACACTTGTGAGTTGAAGAGTGAATTTGTTGCGTTAGCTCTGCCTGGGTGATGGAAACATTCATCAACTGTGGGCAGCTTGTGGTTTTTCTTGCGATTGTCGCCACAGACATCATGATACTGTCGGCCTTTCAGTGGGTCATAGACTCAATCATCACTGCAGTGCCTCATTCAACAATCAATATTGACctaacagacttttatttaaatgtaaatctaTGAAAATTATTACTctgatatttttaaaatctgttaaCAGTGCATTAcggtatataatataatacacagTGTAGGTATAACCTGTAATGCGTTGTGTATTTTATCAAATTGATAATACTgaacatacatattttttgtgagAAAGTCAACTTTCTCCACATGCAAACATATGCTGTGACTGCTGATGCAATGTATTTTGTGGATACATGTTTTGTGCTCTTCTAGTTTACATCAAATCTTTCTTCAGAAAATATACCAAGAATCCATTgtcttttatgtttatatactgtatgtacattTCAGTGTAGTGTTACCTTTTTATTAAAGcttcacatttatttctatctaaaatgtgttgattttttATGCTATTGCATGAGATTCTGTCTAGGAATAATGTGTAATTTAGAGAAACAGGCCCTGAAGCTCAACAGTACACTCCTGTTGATCTCAGTCCTCAATCATTTAGTCtgcttgtgttattgtgtgattttggtgttCCTagggttagttcagattcaccaaagtagcacaataacacaaattcaCTAAACGatcaaggcagcagtagaccttCCGTGTTCTGTgtggtaaaattactgtttttgtcaaaggggTCTgatggctaaaatatgttttgctgctacgcccgtccacagcagtacactgCCTCGCTTCTATACTGGTACTCctttctgcttctccaaactggaggtgtgccgactgccatctactgcaggtaatacacagtggtggaagaagtcttcagatcctttacttagtactactaccacactgtgaaattactccactacaagtaaaagtcctgcattcaaaacttacttaagtaaaagtacaaaagtatcagcatcaaaatgtacttaaagtatcaaaagtaaaagtacttgttatgcagaatgacccactTCGATTGTTTTATTATGTTCTAAATAAGTTGAGAAACAACAATAAGAATAAGTGGCATGGACTAAGTTGAGTCCTGTTAGAAAGTAAGTATTTCTTTGACTTAAGTGTTTTTGGGACGCAAATGCTTTTCAGTAGTGAGTGCAGATggtgtcaattaaaaaaaacaacgtttaattttattttattttaactctgcttattttaactacctaataaacttttaagtcgtttaatttataaaaatgggtaatcattttaaatgtatcatgtttttcattttaaatcttgacctgaaaagtaattaaagctgtcagctaaatgtagaggagtaaaaagtacaatatttgcctcaaaatgtagtggagtagaagtataaagttacataaaatgtacataaaagtacgtcaaaattgtactttaagtccagtacttgagtaaatgtacatagttactttccaccattgctacctgcctcttctaacttatacatatcagttaagagtcctccttcagacactgtatgaggattaaagggatagtttgtgcattattatacaaaacttgttgttttgttgttatttaataacttgagtattctttgggttatcaaaattcttttaataactttttgtcatgagggtccatagatgcttcaagggttatcctcaggagggcattgtcaataagtataccaagtttggtgttaatccgactaactgatttggagatataaaatacttcaatttaaagagcgccacctagtggtcatcgcccaaaattttgcagagagcctcaggggctcatggggaagtagtaacctgagtttcatgtcattcagacacaccaatgtggagatatgcaacacttcctgttttgtgttgataatagcgccacctgcaggaagttgttatttaataacttgagtattctttgggttatcataattctttaataactttttgtcatgagggtccatagatgctgtgtgcaaagtttggtgcgaaacgatgaaattgcctaggcggagttcgaaaaagtaggtttgcgacatttcgcaaATTggcgaaaaaaaaaaacg from Centropristis striata isolate RG_2023a ecotype Rhode Island chromosome 9, C.striata_1.0, whole genome shotgun sequence encodes the following:
- the LOC131977457 gene encoding synapse-associated protein 1-like, which translates into the protein MFKNWGTWLGIENENGQVKQEDASVDANEDKTQDINKTTAVAERDPTSAVEEDAQPPQMLQKANGFSGYIYNFASSASKKLSESVVETAQTLKKSVKEGKINGIIDKTILGEFQKEQERFVQEKKAKTSGAAVPPWVGYNEEDTIQQQILALSADKRNFLRDPPAGVQFHFDFEQMYPVAMVMLEEDELLRKMRFHLVPKQVKEEAFWKNYFYRVSLIKQSAQLTALAAQQAAERRIMEGTGTSPETAQQKDVVKRKTPPALCSAKPKTREEEEEISTSPSVSEFVSDAFDSCKINEDDLRKEMEQLVLDKRELTNTQQEETPDWERELQEELQEYDVLADNENRDDNWDKEIEEMLMADS